One window from the genome of Pelobates fuscus isolate aPelFus1 chromosome 13, aPelFus1.pri, whole genome shotgun sequence encodes:
- the LOC134582711 gene encoding vomeronasal type-2 receptor 26-like, producing the protein MNWNVYSDGTVLLRKVGECDSASNHETQLSIDVENIVWRTPLNKIPSSVCTKPCPLGYRKAVKKGNSHCCYKCVPCSEGHISNTSDMENCLPCPEDQWSNDKRDQCIMRAIDFLSFDEPLGFSLLIIVIILSAITLLVLGTFIKFRDSPIVRANNRDLSYTLLLFLLLSFFCSLLFIGRPMKVTCLIRNVAFGVIFTISVSSLLGKTMTVVIAFNAINPGSILRLWVGPRVPIYIVLLCSLGEVVICITWLLYSPPFPDSDTKSQPSVITLQCNEGSALALYFVVGYIALLAFVSFFVAYLARRLPDIYNEAQYITFSMLVFVSVWISFIPTYLSTKGKYLVAVEIFAILASSSAFLGFIFLPKCYVIFFRPHKNTRNMNVITKCNKI; encoded by the exons ATGAATTGGAATGTTTACTCTGATGGGACAGTTCTTCTAAGAAAGGTTGGAGAGTGTGATTCTGCATCAAATCATGAAACACAACTCTCTATTGACGTGGAGAACATAGTGTGGAGAACGCCACTTAATAAA ATCCCATCCTCAGTGTGTACCAAACCATGTCCTCTAGGATACAGAAAAGCTGTTAAAAAAGGGAATTCCCATTGCTGCTATAAATGTGTGCCGTGTTCAGAAGGACACATCTCCAACACGTCAG ACATGGAGAACTGCTTACCTTGCCCAGAAGATCAGTGGTCCAATGATAAAAGAGATCAATGCATCATGCGAGCAATTGACTTCCTATCTTTTGACGAACCACTTGGATTCAGTTTATTAATAATAGTGATtattttatctgccatcacactGTTAGTTCTGGGAACTTTTATCAAGTTCAGAGACAGTCCTATAGTAAGAGCCAACAATCGAGATCTCAGCTATACTCTCCTCCTGTTTCTCTTACTATCATTCTTCTGTAGCTTGCTCTTCATTGGACGACCCATGAAGGTGACCTGCTTGATAAGAAATGTTGCCTTTGGAGTAATCTTTACCATAAGTGTTTCTTCTCTCCTGGGAAAAACAATGACTGTTGTTATTGCCTTTAATGCTATAAACCCTGGAAGTATATTGAGACTATGGGTTGGACCCAGAGTCCCAATTTACATTGTATTACTCTGCTCACTAGGAGAGGTTGTTATATGTATTACGTGGCTCCTGTATTCCCCACCATTTCCTGATTCTGACACTAAATCCCAACCATCAGTGATCACCTTGCAGTGTAATGAAGGATCTGCTCTTGCCTTGTATTTTGTAGTTGGGTATATTGCCTTATTAGCTTTTGTGAGCTTCTTTGTAGCATATCTTGCCCGCAGATTACCAGACATTTATAACGAGGCTCAGTATATCACCTTCAGTATGCTTGTTTTCGTTAGTGTCTGGATCTCCTTTATTCCAACATATCTGAGCACCAAAGGAAAATATCTGGTGGCTGTCGAGATATTTGCCATATTAGCTTCCAGCTCTGCATTTCTAGGTTTCATATTTTTACCAAAATGCTACGTCATTTTCTTCAGACCTCATAAGAACACCAGAAATATGAATGTAATAACCAAATGTAACAAAATATAG